In the genome of Shewanella glacialimarina, one region contains:
- a CDS encoding type VI secretion system accessory protein TagJ → MNKIQQMLNNGQLQEAISYVESKLRDDPINVDFKSAHIELLCINGSLERADKQLNFLVQKHPDFLIGAANLRQLIRAEQARQDFMKGQAVPKLFADADPHGKALMKLRLALADGQDDVVQCALNLEQQRPQVNLELDGRISEEIRDLDDTLGGFIEVFGTDGHYYLAQLSEIDYINFKPVSSLIENVWRRVELAIKNGPSGEAHIPMVYGGSETDAQKLGRETDWQEIATDIMVGKGLKMWFVDDKASPLSQFKKINTPVIQ, encoded by the coding sequence ATGAATAAGATCCAACAAATGCTTAACAATGGTCAGCTACAAGAAGCAATTTCATATGTTGAAAGTAAGCTAAGAGATGATCCTATAAATGTAGATTTTAAAAGTGCTCATATTGAGCTCTTGTGCATTAATGGGTCACTTGAACGGGCTGATAAGCAGTTAAATTTTTTGGTGCAAAAGCATCCTGACTTCTTAATAGGAGCCGCCAATTTACGTCAATTAATTCGCGCAGAACAGGCACGTCAGGATTTTATGAAAGGCCAAGCTGTGCCTAAATTATTTGCTGATGCAGATCCACATGGCAAGGCTTTAATGAAGTTAAGGCTGGCATTGGCAGATGGGCAAGATGATGTTGTCCAATGTGCACTAAATTTAGAGCAACAGCGTCCTCAAGTTAATCTCGAGCTAGATGGAAGAATAAGTGAGGAAATACGAGATCTGGATGACACTTTAGGAGGATTTATTGAGGTTTTTGGCACCGATGGACACTATTATTTAGCGCAATTATCAGAGATCGATTACATCAATTTCAAGCCTGTTTCATCATTGATTGAAAATGTTTGGCGTCGTGTTGAACTGGCAATTAAAAATGGTCCAAGTGGTGAAGCTCACATACCCATGGTTTATGGGGGGAGCGAAACAGATGCTCAAAAGTTGGGGCGTGAAACCGATTGGCAAGAAATTGCTACGGACATCATGGTCGGTAAAGGATTAAAAATGTGGTTTGTTGATGATAAGGCAAGCCCATTAAGCCAGTTCAAAAAAATAAACACACCAGTGATCCAATAG
- the tssA gene encoding type VI secretion system protein TssA — MRKLKNLLIDDLILPITDEAVTGKDPREDISPTSAYYLLKDVRNNARAKERKALTNDEDVLSVAIDWRPIFEQVPSMLKAQTKDIEYVAWFIEASCRLYGFKGLSFGFSLATSLIEKYWDDLYPTPEPDDLSERLAPLIGLNGIDSEGSLIQPIKTIPITEGNFVFSTWQYEQALDVDRLDNDKQEKRFEAGAVSLEEVQLSIKETSDNFYIELSQDIDDAIEAFLRLSDVMDEVMSGQPQPTSYIRKALEACALQIRSISEPILAKNNKSVDVPTEIDGNEGPAAHYTGIIGVEKQLHSRAQAINHLESIAQFFKQTEPHSPMSYAIEQVIRWSDLSLPELLQELIQDGEARNGFFKLSGIKTEE, encoded by the coding sequence TTGAGAAAGTTAAAAAATTTATTAATTGATGATTTAATATTGCCTATTACTGATGAAGCGGTAACAGGCAAGGATCCGCGTGAAGATATTAGCCCTACCTCTGCATATTACTTATTAAAAGACGTTCGAAATAATGCACGCGCAAAAGAGCGCAAAGCCCTTACTAACGATGAAGATGTTCTTTCCGTTGCGATAGATTGGCGTCCCATTTTCGAGCAAGTTCCCAGTATGCTTAAAGCCCAAACTAAAGACATTGAATATGTCGCTTGGTTTATTGAGGCCTCATGTCGCTTATATGGTTTTAAAGGACTAAGTTTTGGTTTTTCACTTGCGACATCATTAATTGAAAAGTACTGGGATGATCTTTATCCAACACCTGAGCCAGATGATCTCTCAGAAAGACTCGCACCACTTATCGGCCTTAACGGAATTGATAGTGAAGGCTCGTTAATTCAGCCTATTAAGACAATTCCAATTACAGAAGGTAATTTTGTATTTTCTACTTGGCAGTATGAGCAAGCATTAGATGTTGACCGTTTAGATAACGATAAGCAAGAAAAACGTTTTGAAGCAGGTGCAGTATCACTTGAAGAAGTACAGCTTAGTATTAAAGAAACCTCAGATAATTTCTATATCGAACTCAGTCAAGATATTGATGATGCGATTGAAGCATTTTTGAGATTATCAGATGTGATGGACGAGGTTATGTCTGGTCAACCGCAACCGACTAGTTATATCCGTAAAGCCCTTGAAGCATGCGCTTTACAAATCCGCTCTATATCTGAACCTATATTGGCTAAAAACAATAAAAGTGTTGATGTGCCAACGGAAATTGACGGTAATGAAGGTCCTGCTGCGCATTATACGGGGATAATAGGCGTAGAAAAGCAACTCCATTCACGAGCACAAGCAATTAACCATCTGGAGTCGATAGCGCAATTTTTTAAGCAAACAGAGCCACATTCTCCAATGTCATATGCCATAGAGCAAGTCATACGTTGGAGCGATTTAAGTTTACCTGAGTTATTACAAGAATTAATCCAAGATGGTGAAGCGAGGAATGGCTTCTTCAAGTTATCTGGAATAAAAACTGAAGAATAA
- the tssC gene encoding type VI secretion system contractile sheath large subunit, which yields MTQEAISFVTSKIFNEDTGVKTSVSSTPQKLKNKHLVERFLRESDSTRSLLLWLENSHHSLTLFDKTSVLPFLLKAIDQIDKQLEQQINAIIHHASFQALEASWRGVLYLVEQQNMHDKDQKVKVKMLDCCWQTLSKDINKAIEFDQSEFFKLIYNNEYDMSGGEPFGALIGDYQISHKNRPGVSMSDIDVLKDISRTAAAAFAPFIASASPSLFGADDFSDLSAHMNIGKIFEQQEYIKWNSLRKMDDARFIGLTLPNILMRSPYLIDGTRSEGFKFKESIKNPKKDHLWGNAAYAFGGVIIRAFSESGWFGQIRGLEPGARKKGLVCDLAVCQYETDLYRKRNKPSIDLLISDKAEKALSDLGFIPLSPVSGCEHLVFYSNASVQQPPKYELLEDSINAKLSSMLQYILCVSRFAHYIKVIGREKIGSLQSAEACQRDLQLWLHKYTTASEVSSEDVRSQYPLRNAQVQVREMRGKPGHYYSIIQLQPHFQLDQMVSSIKLVTELTSRN from the coding sequence ATGACGCAAGAAGCTATTTCATTTGTGACAAGTAAAATTTTTAACGAAGACACTGGTGTGAAAACATCAGTGTCTTCGACGCCGCAAAAGCTTAAAAACAAGCATTTGGTTGAACGCTTCCTTAGGGAATCTGATTCAACTCGATCCTTGTTACTGTGGCTAGAGAATTCACATCATTCGTTGACTCTATTTGATAAAACCTCCGTTTTACCATTTCTGCTTAAAGCCATCGATCAAATCGATAAGCAATTAGAGCAACAAATAAACGCCATCATTCATCATGCATCTTTTCAAGCCTTAGAAGCTAGCTGGCGCGGGGTACTTTATCTTGTTGAACAGCAAAACATGCACGATAAAGATCAAAAAGTAAAAGTTAAAATGTTGGACTGCTGTTGGCAAACGTTATCAAAAGATATAAATAAAGCGATTGAATTCGACCAAAGTGAATTTTTTAAACTTATTTATAATAATGAATACGATATGTCAGGAGGTGAACCTTTTGGTGCGCTAATTGGCGATTATCAGATTAGCCATAAAAATCGTCCTGGTGTATCGATGAGTGACATTGATGTTTTAAAAGATATATCACGCACCGCAGCAGCCGCTTTTGCTCCTTTCATTGCCTCAGCAAGTCCATCGTTATTTGGTGCGGACGATTTCTCCGATCTTTCTGCACATATGAATATTGGTAAAATTTTTGAGCAACAAGAATATATAAAGTGGAACTCACTACGCAAAATGGATGATGCGAGATTTATTGGACTTACATTACCCAATATCTTGATGCGTTCACCTTATCTAATTGATGGAACTCGCAGTGAAGGTTTTAAGTTTAAAGAGTCGATTAAAAATCCTAAGAAAGATCATTTGTGGGGAAATGCCGCTTATGCTTTTGGCGGGGTCATTATTCGTGCATTTAGTGAATCAGGTTGGTTTGGTCAAATAAGAGGTCTTGAGCCTGGGGCGCGCAAAAAGGGTTTAGTGTGTGATTTGGCGGTATGCCAATATGAAACGGATTTATACCGAAAGCGCAATAAACCATCAATTGATTTATTAATCAGTGATAAGGCAGAAAAAGCCCTGTCAGACTTAGGCTTTATTCCTCTGTCGCCTGTATCAGGCTGTGAACATTTAGTTTTTTATAGTAATGCCTCAGTACAACAACCGCCTAAATACGAACTACTAGAAGACAGTATCAATGCAAAGTTGTCCTCAATGTTGCAATACATCCTATGTGTTTCTCGTTTTGCACATTACATCAAAGTTATTGGGCGCGAAAAAATAGGGTCTTTACAGTCAGCAGAAGCTTGTCAGCGAGATCTGCAATTATGGTTACATAAATATACCACGGCATCTGAAGTGTCGTCAGAAGATGTGAGAAGCCAATACCCATTACGTAACGCACAAGTTCAAGTTAGAGAAATGCGGGGTAAACCTGGGCATTATTACTCAATTATCCAACTTCAACCTCACTTTCAATTGGACCAGATGGTATCTAGCATAAAGCTGGTTACTGAACTTACGTCAAGAAACTAA
- the tssM gene encoding type VI secretion system membrane subunit TssM: MSLKSIGKRIVDVLKSKWVITIIGFTCLALLIWFGGPLVAIAGYEPLASAAVRVIVLLIIIIIWGVLHFSKQINSKKQSEKMVDSLINGDEGSSVTGDDLVKSEIEVLQNKMTQALDILKHTKLTKNKSIYELPWYIMIGPPGSGKTTAIQHSGLEYPLKDKMGVDMIEGVGGTRHCDWWFTNKAVLIDTAGRYTTQDSHIKQDSRAWQGFLGLLKKYRPIRPINGVIISMGMSDLLNQTKTERNLHARAIKQRLQELQNQLGMTFPVYVLLSKSDLVAGFNEFFDDLTKDECEQIWGVTFPLNMDDGSDVVSTFNKEFHHLLLHLNARLNSRLRHERDLDRRAAIYEFPKQLRLLQSSADDFLKEIFAPNAYEEAPLLRGVYLTSATQEGTPIDHLSTHLSSGLKSKTRVNTTYKVRSYFIKRLLEDVIFPEKNLASTNRKHVNHNKLLRKISVGIAASVTLLSSYLWWQSYDWNKQLIDNTYADLAKYEAITNGGLSSKSDIVTLTKGLTIIRNLPVGFGTDKANDAQTFGLYQGDKLKQPATAAYIRALETHLRPFMLAVLSEEMDANGGHLNYLYETLKTYLMLYQSEYYKEDNIKVWFSAYADRNIQGSVNTEVRQQLNTHIETLLSIGIRGNKYDEVVVDSARANLTMLPLVERAYQRLKSDFSQSSIPDFELVDILSLDSLDGLVFTSGRPFNRGIPGLYTFNGFHGIFNIEKNKIIKNLTADSWVYGDDLTHLDEQARKRLTADLETKYIRDYIFYWEDLLSDVAIKSYSTLEEAERVTAALASPDQPIKTILAAVQKNVELTKLPMESNNLKAAGEVASNISDVAFRSKKAQLNRLLPETAIDLNMDLPGKEVEVAFADILKIDLTEIDQIQTTLRALNRSYNKLLLQSEGPGSVMNQAVEESFAQMGSNLSEQLIDLPYPVKGWLSNVAIQTRSFAKSNQSQRFNGIWRSQVLAEFEQAIAGRYPFNRSATEDVRLKDFSKFFGYGGTLDKFWDQYLAMHVDTSKKPWRFKRNIGIRNDVLTMYQRAEIIKEAFFEPGTNHPRINFSLEPQLLDSSVSLFLLEMDSQQLKYRHGPTRKEMFIWPGPSANNETRIAFSPPNGGRSINMKYEGEWSFFKLLDELSNKRPQTKKDGKLLISLSGYNAELILSANSVNNPFWMANMEKFTCPANL, translated from the coding sequence ATGTCTTTAAAATCAATTGGCAAAAGGATTGTTGATGTACTCAAGTCCAAATGGGTTATCACAATTATTGGCTTTACATGTTTAGCATTATTAATTTGGTTTGGTGGTCCATTAGTCGCCATAGCAGGATATGAACCTTTAGCATCAGCGGCAGTAAGGGTCATAGTTTTACTTATTATTATCATTATTTGGGGTGTTTTACATTTTTCAAAGCAAATAAACAGTAAAAAGCAAAGTGAGAAAATGGTCGATAGTCTTATTAATGGTGACGAAGGCAGTTCGGTAACAGGGGATGATTTAGTTAAAAGCGAAATCGAAGTGTTACAGAATAAAATGACCCAAGCGTTAGATATTTTAAAGCACACTAAATTAACTAAAAATAAAAGTATTTACGAATTACCCTGGTACATCATGATTGGCCCACCAGGTAGCGGGAAAACCACAGCAATCCAACATTCAGGTTTGGAATATCCCTTAAAAGATAAAATGGGGGTAGATATGATTGAGGGAGTCGGTGGAACTCGGCACTGCGACTGGTGGTTCACTAATAAAGCGGTATTGATAGATACAGCAGGCCGCTATACCACTCAAGATAGTCATATCAAGCAAGATTCTCGTGCTTGGCAAGGTTTTCTAGGGCTACTCAAAAAGTATCGACCTATTCGCCCTATCAATGGGGTGATTATTAGCATGGGAATGTCTGATTTATTAAATCAAACAAAAACTGAGAGAAATTTACATGCTAGAGCGATTAAGCAGCGACTGCAAGAATTACAAAACCAATTAGGCATGACTTTTCCTGTTTATGTACTGCTGTCTAAATCAGATTTAGTTGCTGGTTTCAATGAGTTTTTTGATGATTTAACCAAAGATGAATGTGAACAAATATGGGGTGTAACATTCCCACTAAATATGGATGATGGTAGTGATGTTGTGAGCACTTTTAATAAAGAGTTCCATCACCTGCTATTACATTTAAATGCCAGACTTAATAGCCGTCTAAGGCATGAACGAGATTTAGATCGTAGAGCGGCAATTTATGAGTTTCCAAAACAGTTAAGGCTATTACAAAGTTCAGCGGATGATTTTTTAAAAGAAATCTTTGCTCCTAATGCATATGAAGAAGCGCCATTATTACGAGGGGTATATCTAACGAGTGCCACACAAGAAGGGACCCCTATAGATCATTTATCAACCCATTTATCCAGTGGGTTAAAAAGTAAAACCAGAGTAAATACTACCTATAAAGTACGCAGTTACTTTATAAAACGCTTGCTTGAAGATGTTATTTTTCCAGAAAAAAACTTAGCGTCAACCAATAGGAAACATGTAAACCATAACAAGCTATTGCGTAAGATTTCTGTAGGTATCGCAGCCTCCGTAACCTTGTTGTCAAGTTACCTTTGGTGGCAAAGTTATGACTGGAATAAACAACTTATTGATAATACTTATGCCGATCTAGCTAAATATGAAGCAATCACAAATGGCGGTTTATCTTCAAAATCAGACATTGTTACCTTAACAAAAGGTTTGACTATCATTCGAAATTTGCCTGTCGGTTTTGGAACAGATAAGGCGAATGATGCACAGACTTTTGGCCTCTATCAAGGAGACAAATTAAAACAACCGGCGACAGCTGCATATATTAGGGCGTTAGAAACTCATTTAAGACCTTTTATGCTTGCGGTTCTCAGTGAGGAAATGGACGCCAATGGTGGCCACTTAAATTATCTTTATGAGACATTAAAAACCTACTTGATGCTATATCAATCAGAATACTACAAAGAGGACAATATTAAAGTTTGGTTCTCTGCTTATGCTGACCGCAACATTCAAGGCAGCGTTAATACTGAAGTGCGTCAACAACTCAACACTCATATAGAAACCCTATTAAGCATAGGTATACGCGGAAATAAATATGATGAAGTAGTCGTAGACAGTGCTCGGGCAAATTTGACTATGTTGCCCTTAGTAGAACGTGCTTATCAGCGATTAAAAAGTGATTTTTCCCAAAGCAGTATTCCTGACTTTGAGTTAGTTGATATATTGAGTTTAGATAGCTTAGATGGTTTAGTTTTTACCAGTGGACGGCCGTTTAATCGAGGTATTCCAGGTTTATATACCTTTAATGGTTTTCATGGCATTTTTAATATTGAAAAAAACAAGATCATCAAAAATTTAACTGCAGATAGCTGGGTTTATGGTGATGACTTAACTCACTTAGATGAACAAGCTCGTAAACGTTTAACTGCTGATTTAGAAACTAAGTATATTCGAGATTATATTTTCTACTGGGAGGATTTATTAAGTGATGTTGCTATTAAATCATATTCAACTCTTGAAGAGGCTGAACGTGTCACGGCAGCGTTAGCTAGTCCTGATCAACCTATAAAAACGATTTTAGCCGCAGTACAAAAAAATGTCGAATTAACAAAGTTGCCGATGGAGTCGAATAACTTAAAAGCCGCAGGTGAAGTTGCAAGCAACATTTCAGATGTCGCATTTAGGTCTAAAAAAGCACAATTAAATCGTCTACTACCTGAAACTGCAATTGATCTTAATATGGACTTACCGGGTAAAGAAGTAGAGGTTGCATTTGCTGATATTTTAAAAATAGATCTAACCGAAATCGATCAAATTCAAACCACTCTCAGGGCATTAAATCGAAGTTACAATAAGTTGTTACTTCAGTCTGAAGGCCCTGGGAGCGTAATGAATCAAGCGGTAGAAGAAAGTTTTGCCCAAATGGGATCCAATTTATCCGAGCAACTTATTGATTTACCTTACCCGGTTAAAGGTTGGTTAAGTAATGTTGCTATTCAAACACGTTCATTTGCAAAGTCGAATCAAAGCCAGCGGTTTAATGGAATTTGGCGATCACAAGTGCTTGCTGAATTTGAGCAGGCTATTGCTGGTCGATATCCTTTTAATCGAAGTGCCACAGAAGATGTCAGGCTGAAAGATTTTAGTAAATTCTTTGGTTACGGTGGCACCTTAGATAAGTTTTGGGACCAATACTTAGCCATGCATGTAGATACGAGCAAAAAGCCTTGGCGATTCAAGCGTAATATTGGTATTCGAAATGATGTGTTAACCATGTATCAACGAGCCGAGATTATCAAAGAAGCCTTTTTTGAACCGGGCACTAATCATCCTAGAATCAATTTCTCTCTAGAGCCGCAGCTATTAGATAGCAGTGTGAGCTTATTTCTATTGGAAATGGACTCTCAGCAACTTAAATATCGCCATGGCCCAACAAGGAAAGAAATGTTTATTTGGCCTGGGCCTAGTGCGAATAATGAAACCCGGATCGCCTTTTCTCCGCCTAATGGTGGTCGTTCAATTAATATGAAATATGAAGGGGAGTGGTCTTTTTTCAAGCTGCTTGATGAGTTAAGTAATAAGCGTCCTCAAACCAAAAAGGATGGAAAATTACTCATTAGTTTGAGTGGTTATAATGCTGAATTGATATTGAGTGCTAATAGTGTAAACAATCCATTTTGGATGGCAAATATGGAGAAGTTTACATGTCCAGCCAATCTTTAA
- a CDS encoding PP2C family protein-serine/threonine phosphatase, which translates to MHLSHALTHRGTVREINEDAFLELPHLGVWVVADGMGGHAAGDVASQLVIDGIQQSLECLTPEEITVGILKSSLQNSNRLLQQMSQSDFDGKVAGSTVVVLWLYAGQYHLLWVGDSRIYRSRDKFLVQLTKDHSQVNDMVDEGILAPEDAESHPLANIITRAVGVDKDLDIDYQVGPLKEGDIFLLCSDGLNKELSDIEIERTIKAGNIIDSGLALLHSSLVRNARDNVTCILVKNVQVTAVKTDECDKTIPVFI; encoded by the coding sequence GTGCACTTAAGTCATGCATTAACCCATAGGGGTACAGTAAGGGAAATAAATGAAGACGCTTTTTTAGAATTACCTCACTTAGGGGTTTGGGTTGTTGCTGACGGTATGGGCGGACATGCAGCCGGTGATGTTGCCAGCCAGTTAGTAATTGATGGCATTCAGCAATCATTAGAGTGCTTAACCCCTGAAGAAATTACCGTTGGCATTTTAAAGTCTTCTTTGCAGAACAGTAACCGATTACTTCAGCAGATGAGCCAATCTGATTTTGATGGCAAGGTTGCGGGAAGTACAGTAGTTGTTCTGTGGTTATATGCAGGGCAATACCACTTGCTTTGGGTTGGAGATAGTCGAATATATCGCTCAAGAGATAAATTCTTAGTTCAACTCACTAAAGATCATAGCCAAGTGAATGATATGGTTGATGAAGGTATTCTCGCGCCAGAAGATGCAGAGTCACATCCTTTAGCAAATATTATTACCCGCGCTGTAGGCGTTGATAAAGATTTAGATATTGATTATCAGGTCGGGCCCCTGAAAGAAGGTGATATTTTTCTTTTATGTAGTGATGGGCTTAATAAAGAGTTAAGTGACATAGAAATAGAGCGGACTATTAAAGCAGGAAATATTATTGATTCAGGTTTAGCTCTATTACATTCATCATTAGTACGTAATGCTAGAGATAATGTTACTTGTATTCTCGTTAAAAATGTTCAAGTTACAGCCGTCAAAACTGATGAGTGTGATAAAACCATTCCTGTTTTTATATAA
- the tssE gene encoding type VI secretion system baseplate subunit TssE encodes MASVLDRLIDDAPDEQDIKDSHRGLNLRQLRANVRRDLENLLNAKLQWQTWPEHLVELDKSLMNYGLRDFSSMPVASLDGRQLLCQQVAETIKRFEPRFVEVMVETVDKEQPLDRVLRLKINALLYADPEPEFITFDSEVEPVHLAMIVNEASL; translated from the coding sequence ATGGCATCTGTGTTAGATAGGCTTATTGACGATGCTCCTGATGAACAAGATATCAAAGACAGTCATCGCGGCCTTAATTTACGTCAATTAAGGGCCAATGTACGCCGTGATCTTGAAAATTTGTTAAATGCAAAATTGCAGTGGCAGACTTGGCCTGAACATTTAGTAGAGCTAGATAAGTCACTCATGAATTATGGTTTACGTGACTTTTCCTCCATGCCTGTCGCAAGTCTAGATGGTCGTCAGTTGTTATGTCAGCAAGTAGCAGAGACCATAAAACGCTTTGAGCCAAGATTTGTAGAAGTGATGGTTGAAACGGTTGATAAAGAACAACCATTAGACAGAGTGCTTAGATTAAAAATCAATGCGCTGCTATATGCAGATCCTGAACCAGAATTTATTACTTTTGACTCAGAAGTAGAACCAGTGCATTTAGCCATGATAGTGAATGAGGCGTCATTGTGA
- the tssB gene encoding type VI secretion system contractile sheath small subunit, producing the protein MSVHDRLKRVRKPRVHITYDIETEGAVVKKELPFVIGITGDFTGHNTENIKPLKDRRFVQIDRDNFNDVLKRMSPQLNISVPNTLVDDDSEMNVSLQFNSLEDFEPAAIVNQVEPLKKLMETRNKLRDLMTKVDRSENLENILEEVLNNTTSLDKLAGELNLKGAE; encoded by the coding sequence ATGAGTGTACATGATCGATTAAAGCGAGTAAGAAAACCCCGCGTCCATATTACCTATGATATCGAAACTGAAGGTGCAGTCGTCAAAAAAGAATTGCCTTTTGTTATTGGTATTACGGGAGACTTTACTGGTCACAATACCGAAAACATTAAACCATTGAAAGACCGCCGTTTTGTACAGATTGACCGTGACAACTTTAACGATGTTCTTAAGCGTATGAGTCCTCAACTAAATATTTCAGTGCCTAATACCTTGGTAGATGATGATTCAGAAATGAATGTCTCCTTACAGTTTAATAGCTTAGAGGATTTCGAACCCGCTGCGATAGTCAACCAAGTTGAACCATTAAAGAAATTAATGGAAACACGTAATAAGCTACGTGATTTAATGACTAAGGTTGACCGTTCAGAGAATCTAGAGAATATTTTAGAAGAAGTATTAAATAACACCACGAGTTTAGACAAACTAGCAGGTGAACTGAATCTTAAAGGAGCTGAGTAA
- the tagF gene encoding type VI secretion system-associated protein TagF has product MSSQSLKHIGYCGKVPAKGDFIQQGLNEDFFKNWNDWLRAVIAVSKEQAGNNWLEYYLTSPIWHFSLSAGVCCDQAVVGTVIPSVDQIGRHYPFTLAGFHTQSALRGWRDNTCSTVFEQNILAVLEDDIAMEDWFNALAQHKFTVGIDTCHFFEHESMDQTKKAWVFQGADNLDLLSLLDLQYMRRFKRYSIWWTEGSEEVESCVIVTEGLPPVSQFISMLNGQWIQRDWNTARIIKEENTCT; this is encoded by the coding sequence ATGTCCAGCCAATCTTTAAAACATATTGGATATTGTGGCAAAGTCCCCGCAAAAGGTGATTTTATTCAACAAGGATTGAATGAGGATTTCTTTAAAAATTGGAATGACTGGCTTAGAGCTGTTATCGCTGTTAGTAAGGAACAGGCAGGGAATAATTGGCTGGAATACTACTTAACAAGTCCAATTTGGCATTTTTCTCTTTCTGCAGGAGTGTGCTGTGATCAAGCCGTTGTTGGAACAGTTATCCCCAGTGTTGATCAGATTGGGAGGCACTATCCATTTACCTTAGCGGGATTTCACACTCAATCAGCATTAAGGGGATGGCGTGACAATACTTGCTCGACAGTATTTGAACAAAATATATTAGCTGTGCTTGAAGATGACATCGCTATGGAAGATTGGTTTAACGCCCTCGCTCAGCATAAATTTACTGTTGGAATAGATACATGTCATTTTTTTGAACATGAATCGATGGATCAAACTAAAAAGGCCTGGGTTTTCCAAGGAGCTGATAATTTAGATCTACTGTCGTTACTTGATTTGCAATATATGCGGCGATTTAAACGATACAGTATTTGGTGGACGGAAGGTTCAGAAGAAGTTGAATCATGTGTGATTGTGACTGAGGGATTACCACCAGTGAGTCAATTTATATCGATGCTGAATGGGCAGTGGATACAACGTGATTGGAATACCGCCAGGATAATTAAGGAAGAAAATACGTGCACTTAA